One Tolypothrix bouteillei VB521301 DNA window includes the following coding sequences:
- a CDS encoding DUF1825 family protein — MGFFDSEIVQQEAKQLFEDYQALIKLGSSYGKFDREGKKLFIEQMEAMMDRYCVFMKRFELSEDFMAQMTVEQLKTQLGQFGITPQQMFDQMNFTLQRMKAELEKQS, encoded by the coding sequence ATGGGATTCTTTGACTCGGAAATAGTTCAGCAAGAAGCAAAGCAGTTGTTTGAAGATTATCAAGCACTGATTAAATTGGGTAGCAGCTACGGCAAATTTGACCGTGAAGGCAAAAAACTGTTTATCGAACAGATGGAAGCCATGATGGATCGCTACTGTGTTTTTATGAAACGCTTTGAGCTATCAGAAGATTTTATGGCACAAATGACTGTAGAGCAACTCAAGACACAATTAGGTCAGTTTGGCATTACGCCGCAACAAATGTTCGATCAAATGAACTTCACGCTACAACGCATGAAAGCCGAATTGGAAAAGCAATCTTAG
- a CDS encoding TIGR04255 family protein → MKLPNYERVIYEYNPLIEVIAQLRFPTILRITSQQPVDFQDSVRFDYPIFEASRNLPIPNELSNLLTQFSSNITNDLTYHFKSEDLSWQLSIDKDSITLVTTKYERYENFIKKFKIAVEIFEKIYNPSFYSRVGLRYRDLIIRSKLNIQKEWAELIPKHIASELYTPEIADSLQNFIKNLQIKTEFGQVNFNHGLVMVRDTEKAVDETAYLLDADFFTEGKIERGEYLWNILNQSNRTARNLFRWSITDDLYRAMRPQSI, encoded by the coding sequence ATGAAGCTCCCAAACTATGAAAGAGTAATTTACGAGTACAACCCTCTTATTGAGGTTATTGCTCAACTTAGATTTCCGACTATTTTAAGAATTACAAGTCAACAACCTGTAGATTTTCAAGATAGTGTTAGGTTTGATTATCCCATCTTTGAAGCCTCTAGAAACTTACCAATACCAAATGAACTTTCTAATCTTCTTACTCAGTTTAGTTCAAACATTACCAATGACTTGACGTATCATTTCAAATCAGAAGATCTAAGCTGGCAATTATCTATAGATAAAGATTCTATAACTCTTGTTACTACAAAATATGAAAGATATGAAAATTTTATTAAAAAATTCAAAATAGCTGTAGAAATTTTTGAAAAAATATATAATCCATCATTTTATTCAAGAGTAGGATTGAGATATCGTGATTTAATCATTCGCTCAAAACTAAATATTCAAAAAGAATGGGCTGAATTAATACCCAAACATATCGCTTCGGAGCTATACACTCCAGAAATAGCTGACTCTCTTCAAAATTTCATCAAAAATTTACAGATCAAAACTGAATTTGGTCAGGTCAATTTTAATCACGGGCTTGTTATGGTTAGAGATACGGAGAAGGCAGTAGATGAAACAGCTTATTTACTAGATGCAGACTTTTTTACAGAAGGTAAGATAGAGAGAGGTGAGTATCTTTGGAACATACTCAATCAATCTAATCGCACAGCTAGGAATCTCTTTCGCTGGAGTATTACTGATGATTTGTATAGAGCAATGCGACCTCAATCAATATAA
- a CDS encoding phosphoribosyltransferase, with product MPQKNLLFADRTQAGEKLAREIHNIVTQQTIDSGVKQRTIVYALPRGGIPVASPIASLLGCPLTVEVAKKISHPENPELAIGAVTASGNVLWQEQGIFRKIPSPQLKEAALNSAIEQAHFLQVRLESACPQVDPKGARLILVDDGIATGMTIAVAAKSLRALNPAEIWFCSPVAPLKLLPWLRLWGDRLIVLATPKNFLSVSHFYSKFPQVETQEALELLKIINNKTL from the coding sequence ATGCCACAAAAAAATTTACTTTTTGCCGATCGCACTCAAGCTGGTGAAAAACTAGCGCGGGAAATTCACAACATTGTGACCCAGCAAACTATTGACTCTGGGGTGAAGCAAAGAACAATAGTTTATGCTTTACCAAGAGGAGGAATACCAGTTGCATCTCCGATCGCAAGTCTATTGGGTTGTCCGCTAACGGTAGAAGTGGCAAAAAAAATTAGCCATCCAGAAAATCCTGAGTTAGCAATTGGTGCGGTGACCGCTTCAGGCAATGTTCTTTGGCAAGAGCAAGGGATCTTTCGTAAAATACCATCTCCGCAGTTGAAAGAAGCTGCGTTAAATTCTGCCATAGAACAAGCGCACTTTCTTCAAGTGCGATTAGAATCCGCTTGTCCCCAAGTCGATCCTAAGGGTGCTAGGCTCATTTTGGTTGATGATGGTATTGCTACGGGTATGACAATAGCGGTAGCCGCAAAGTCTTTAAGAGCACTCAATCCTGCAGAGATTTGGTTTTGTTCCCCAGTAGCACCCCTAAAATTGCTACCTTGGCTGCGTCTGTGGGGCGATCGCTTAATTGTCTTAGCAACACCAAAAAATTTCTTGAGCGTCAGCCATTTTTACTCAAAATTTCCGCAAGTAGAAACACAAGAAGCCCTAGAATTATTAAAAATTATCAATAATAAAACTTTATAA
- a CDS encoding tetratricopeptide repeat protein has protein sequence MWKGGWNLSSKNTVPLQPPAAYLKARKPEAMTQDVSQNLQEEVLVPQAQDDHSLEAYRLLRQGIQQQQSGDLPVAMKSLQESLALFQAVGDCERQAQVLSCLGLIAYTLGDYKSAISYSQQCLGVAKDVTDLRIHMQAYSHLGNAYRHLGDNYKAMESLQECLKIAQQLQDKRSEVAGLNNLGLVHKALGNLSQAIELKQQSLEIVRELQDHWGEEQVLKNLGNAWYALGDYGKAIAYYEQCVRIAYSLNNRRSAAQVLKNLGNACYAIGDYARAIVYYEERLQLARDIKDKRSEEQSLGSLGVACEALGDYAKAITYYEQRLEIARILGDRRSEEQTLNSLKTACYALGDYAKAMKYQNNYE, from the coding sequence ATGTGGAAAGGCGGATGGAATCTTAGCTCAAAAAACACGGTTCCCTTGCAACCACCTGCGGCGTACCTAAAAGCAAGGAAACCTGAGGCAATGACTCAGGATGTTAGCCAAAATTTACAAGAGGAAGTACTGGTTCCACAGGCGCAAGACGACCACTCTTTGGAAGCCTACAGACTTTTGCGTCAAGGAATTCAACAGCAACAAAGTGGTGATTTGCCTGTAGCTATGAAATCCTTACAAGAATCTTTAGCACTTTTTCAAGCAGTTGGAGATTGTGAAAGACAAGCACAGGTACTTTCTTGTTTGGGATTGATAGCTTATACCTTGGGAGACTACAAAAGTGCGATTTCCTACTCCCAACAGTGTTTGGGTGTGGCAAAAGATGTCACGGATTTGCGGATTCACATGCAGGCGTACTCCCATTTGGGCAATGCTTATCGGCATTTGGGGGACAATTATAAAGCAATGGAGAGTCTCCAAGAGTGTTTGAAAATAGCCCAACAACTACAAGACAAGCGCAGTGAGGTTGCAGGGCTGAATAATTTGGGATTGGTTCATAAAGCATTGGGTAACCTTTCACAAGCAATCGAACTCAAGCAGCAAAGTCTGGAAATTGTACGGGAACTCCAGGATCACTGGGGAGAAGAGCAAGTCTTGAAAAATCTTGGCAATGCTTGGTATGCGTTGGGGGATTATGGCAAAGCGATCGCTTACTACGAACAGTGTGTCAGAATCGCCTATTCTCTCAATAACCGCCGCAGTGCAGCGCAAGTGTTAAAAAATTTGGGTAATGCTTGTTATGCAATAGGGGACTATGCCAGAGCTATTGTTTATTATGAAGAACGTTTGCAACTTGCAAGAGACATCAAAGACAAACGCAGTGAAGAACAGTCTCTGGGTAGTTTGGGAGTCGCTTGTGAAGCTTTGGGTGATTATGCTAAAGCCATTACATACTACGAACAACGTTTGGAGATAGCAAGAATTCTTGGCGATCGCCGTAGCGAAGAACAAACCCTTAACAGTCTAAAGACGGCTTGTTATGCTTTGGGTGACTATGCTAAGGCAATGAAATATCAAAATAACTATGAATGA
- a CDS encoding uracil-DNA glycosylase has protein sequence MSSEQQLSLFGESDFEQSQFDQKELIPTSVKIPIPRGIYANVTEIAQHCNQCHRCDLGDTRTHAVVGRGNLKAPIMIVGEAPGQNEDETGLPFVGKAGQLLEKILASVKLDSEKDVYICNVNKCRPPGNRVPTTEEMEACKPYLMEQIRLVDPKIILLTGATAVKGVIGDKRGITQLRGKWMEWDGRLCMPIFHPSYLLRNQSREVGSPKWLMWQDIQAVRAKFDEIQNNS, from the coding sequence ATGAGTAGCGAACAACAACTTAGCCTCTTTGGCGAATCAGACTTTGAGCAGTCTCAGTTTGACCAAAAAGAGTTAATTCCCACGAGTGTTAAGATTCCAATTCCGCGTGGAATCTACGCCAATGTAACTGAAATAGCACAACATTGCAACCAGTGCCATCGTTGTGATTTAGGTGACACGCGTACCCACGCCGTTGTGGGACGAGGCAATTTGAAAGCACCAATTATGATTGTGGGAGAAGCACCAGGTCAAAACGAAGACGAAACAGGATTGCCATTTGTTGGTAAGGCAGGACAATTACTAGAGAAAATTCTTGCCTCAGTCAAGCTAGATTCTGAAAAAGATGTATACATTTGTAATGTTAATAAATGCCGACCGCCAGGTAATCGCGTTCCAACAACAGAAGAGATGGAAGCTTGTAAACCCTATCTCATGGAGCAAATTCGCCTAGTCGATCCAAAAATCATTCTTTTGACAGGTGCAACTGCTGTCAAAGGAGTCATTGGTGACAAGCGGGGTATTACTCAACTTCGTGGCAAATGGATGGAATGGGATGGGCGTTTGTGTATGCCAATTTTTCACCCCTCCTACTTGTTGCGTAACCAAAGTCGTGAAGTCGGTAGCCCCAAGTGGTTAATGTGGCAAGATATACAAGCAGTCCGCGCCAAGTTTGATGAAATTCAGAATAACAGCTAA
- the pyrF gene encoding orotidine-5'-phosphate decarboxylase, with protein MNAEDRVIVALDVPDERSAIELVERLEQVSFWKVGLELFTSTGPKILELLKSRQKRIFLDLKFHDIPNTVAGACRAASRYGVDLLTIHATSGKEALKAATEAVQVGASSAGVKPPKLIAITLLTSISSRQLAFDLKIPLELPEYVLEMLLMAQETGLDGVVCSPQEVAQLRQTCEKDFLLVCPGVRPTWAAAKDQARSLTPAQAIAAGADYLVIGRPITESDNPELAWKKICEELAAIS; from the coding sequence ATGAATGCCGAAGATCGAGTCATTGTGGCTTTAGATGTACCAGATGAACGCTCAGCAATAGAGCTTGTTGAAAGACTTGAGCAAGTCAGTTTTTGGAAAGTCGGTCTTGAGTTGTTTACGAGCACCGGACCAAAAATTCTGGAACTACTCAAATCTCGGCAAAAGCGTATTTTCTTAGATTTAAAATTTCATGACATTCCGAACACTGTTGCAGGTGCATGCCGTGCAGCTTCTCGTTATGGGGTGGATTTACTGACAATTCATGCAACATCTGGTAAGGAAGCTCTGAAAGCTGCAACTGAAGCAGTACAGGTGGGAGCATCGTCAGCAGGTGTAAAACCACCGAAGTTAATTGCCATTACACTACTAACAAGTATTTCTTCCAGACAGTTAGCATTTGATTTAAAAATTCCCTTAGAATTACCAGAGTATGTTCTTGAGATGTTGCTGATGGCTCAAGAGACAGGCTTAGATGGAGTTGTCTGTTCGCCTCAAGAAGTTGCACAGCTGCGACAAACTTGTGAAAAAGATTTTTTGCTCGTTTGTCCGGGAGTCCGTCCAACTTGGGCAGCTGCAAAAGATCAAGCGCGATCGCTGACTCCAGCACAAGCGATCGCAGCAGGAGCCGATTATCTCGTGATTGGGCGTCCCATTACTGAATCTGACAATCCGGAATTGGCTTGGAAAAAAATTTGTGAGGAGTTGGCAGCAATCTCATGA
- a CDS encoding transglycosylase domain-containing protein translates to MSSRTFDNKRAQQQGSSGFEFLKGVGQVAGGTLLSITMLTSSIVAGGLVGLAVSFRNLPDVRQLRNFFPSETTYIYDIKGKLLASIHGEANREVVPLDRISPELKRAVLASEDSDFYYHHGINPKGVGRAVVTNWSAGGVREGGSTITMQLVKNLFLSRKRAFTRKIAEGVLAIRLEQILPKDQILEMYLNQVYWGHNNYGIQTAARSYFNKSAESLNLAESAMIAGLIQAPEEYSPFVSMNKAKYQQKEVLGRMLTLGWITQKEYDDALKQPIKLGKIRSFQGSALPYVTNAVAQEIAKKFGREALLKGGMRIQTTIDADFQRMAEATVRRWHERLSGQGLYRNQIALAAVDPRTHFVKALVGGVDSKTSEFNRATQALRQPGSSFKPFVYYTAFATGRYGPDSTVVDSPVSYRDGSGWYHPRNYDGGYAGAMSIRTALAMSRNIPVIKVGKSIGMNRVVETCRTLGIMSPMEPVTSLPLGAIGVTPLEMASAYATFANYGWQSPTTVIARVTDSSGNVILDNTPKPQLVLDPWASAAIVDVMRGVITNGTGKNAAIDRPAAGKTGTTSSEKDIWFVGTVPQLTTAVWVGRDDNRTLAHGATGGVMVAPIWRDFMTKALKGVPVENFKSPSQFRRPKVN, encoded by the coding sequence GTGTCGTCCAGAACTTTTGATAATAAACGCGCTCAACAACAAGGTTCTTCAGGCTTTGAGTTTCTTAAAGGAGTCGGTCAGGTAGCTGGCGGTACTCTACTATCCATCACTATGCTGACCAGTTCTATTGTGGCTGGAGGACTGGTTGGTTTAGCCGTTAGTTTCCGTAATTTGCCTGATGTCAGACAGTTACGTAACTTTTTCCCCTCGGAGACTACTTACATTTATGATATTAAAGGCAAACTTTTGGCCAGCATCCACGGGGAAGCCAACCGCGAAGTTGTGCCTTTAGATAGAATTTCTCCAGAACTCAAGAGAGCCGTTTTAGCGAGTGAAGATAGCGACTTCTACTATCACCACGGTATCAATCCTAAAGGCGTTGGGCGTGCTGTAGTAACCAACTGGAGTGCAGGTGGGGTACGTGAAGGTGGTTCGACCATTACCATGCAATTGGTCAAAAATCTGTTTTTGTCCCGCAAGCGAGCCTTTACCCGAAAAATAGCAGAAGGAGTTCTGGCAATTCGCTTGGAACAAATTCTTCCCAAAGACCAAATTTTGGAGATGTACCTCAATCAAGTCTACTGGGGACACAACAACTATGGGATACAAACAGCAGCCCGCAGTTATTTTAACAAGTCAGCCGAAAGTTTAAACTTGGCTGAGTCAGCCATGATCGCGGGGTTGATTCAAGCCCCAGAAGAGTACAGCCCCTTTGTAAGCATGAACAAAGCTAAATACCAGCAGAAGGAAGTTCTGGGGCGGATGCTTACTTTGGGCTGGATTACGCAGAAAGAGTACGACGATGCCCTAAAACAACCAATAAAACTGGGCAAAATCAGATCGTTCCAGGGTAGTGCTTTGCCATACGTCACCAACGCTGTGGCACAGGAAATAGCGAAGAAATTTGGTCGTGAAGCGCTTCTCAAAGGCGGTATGCGGATTCAAACCACCATTGATGCCGATTTTCAACGCATGGCAGAAGCAACCGTAAGACGCTGGCATGAAAGGTTATCGGGGCAAGGGTTATACAGAAACCAAATTGCTCTCGCTGCAGTTGACCCCCGGACTCATTTTGTGAAAGCTCTCGTAGGTGGTGTCGATTCAAAAACAAGCGAATTCAACCGAGCAACTCAAGCACTGAGGCAACCAGGCTCCTCTTTTAAGCCGTTTGTTTACTATACCGCTTTTGCAACTGGTAGGTACGGTCCAGACTCAACAGTCGTCGATTCTCCAGTCAGTTATCGAGATGGTAGCGGTTGGTATCATCCACGGAACTACGATGGTGGCTATGCTGGGGCAATGTCAATCCGTACCGCCCTCGCTATGTCTCGCAACATTCCTGTTATTAAGGTTGGTAAATCAATAGGGATGAATAGAGTTGTTGAAACTTGCCGCACCTTGGGCATTATGAGTCCGATGGAACCCGTGACTTCTTTACCTTTGGGTGCCATTGGGGTAACACCATTGGAAATGGCAAGCGCCTATGCGACTTTTGCTAATTACGGCTGGCAATCTCCCACAACAGTTATTGCCCGTGTTACAGATAGTAGTGGCAATGTAATACTAGATAACACACCCAAACCACAGCTTGTTTTAGACCCTTGGGCATCTGCAGCCATCGTTGATGTGATGCGAGGAGTAATCACTAACGGTACTGGTAAAAACGCTGCAATAGATCGTCCTGCTGCAGGAAAGACAGGAACAACATCCTCTGAAAAAGATATTTGGTTTGTCGGTACTGTACCTCAGTTAACAACTGCCGTTTGGGTAGGTAGAGACGACAACAGAACCCTAGCTCATGGCGCTACGGGTGGCGTTATGGTTGCTCCCATCTGGCGTGATTTTATGACAAAAGCCCTTAAAGGCGTACCTGTTGAGAACTTTAAGTCACCGTCTCAGTTCCGTCGCCCGAAAGTAAATTAG
- a CDS encoding class I SAM-dependent methyltransferase, with amino-acid sequence MNRVLEPEVMDDLEESMEYDAMNFLEVNTAFAREAIALGPSEQAVVLDAGTGPGRIPVLMCQIRPQWRIIAVDLAQTMLQIASQHVQQALLQQQISLELVDVKNLPYAEGQFDMVISNSLVHHLSDPLPFFKELQRVLKPNGGIFIRDLVRPDDEITINTLVETVGPEYDIHQKKLFRDSLYAALTVEEVNQLVLQAGLEGVKVYQSSDCHWTIERQYRN; translated from the coding sequence ATCAATAGAGTACTAGAACCGGAAGTGATGGACGATCTCGAAGAATCCATGGAGTATGATGCCATGAATTTCTTGGAGGTCAACACTGCGTTTGCTCGAGAGGCGATCGCTCTTGGACCCTCAGAACAAGCTGTAGTACTAGATGCTGGTACCGGTCCGGGTCGAATTCCCGTCCTCATGTGTCAAATTCGTCCGCAATGGAGAATTATCGCTGTCGATCTGGCACAAACTATGTTACAAATTGCTTCACAACACGTTCAGCAGGCACTTTTGCAACAGCAAATTTCTTTGGAATTGGTGGACGTGAAAAACTTACCTTACGCTGAAGGGCAGTTTGATATGGTTATATCAAATAGTCTCGTTCATCATTTAAGCGACCCGTTACCTTTCTTCAAAGAACTTCAACGTGTTCTAAAACCTAACGGTGGTATCTTTATTCGCGACTTAGTTCGACCTGATGATGAGATAACAATAAACACTTTGGTTGAGACTGTTGGTCCAGAATACGATATACACCAGAAAAAACTATTCCGCGATTCTCTCTATGCAGCACTAACTGTAGAAGAGGTGAATCAGCTCGTTCTACAAGCAGGTTTAGAAGGAGTTAAGGTTTATCAGTCCAGTGACTGTCATTGGACTATAGAACGACAGTACAGAAATTAA
- a CDS encoding helix-hairpin-helix domain-containing protein, with protein sequence MKNWLSWNPRLQKLRTQLINNPYHRLQSGEEIAIAVELGIRIDVNQATVDDWLRLPGFSIHQARSLVELSRGGVKFYCVEDIAAALSISVQRLEPLRPLLNFIYYDEEALALPSHIVNPNVATVETLIQVPFIDVSLAQAIVENRLSAGLFRNLADFQQRLNLPGSAIAQLMYYLRFS encoded by the coding sequence ATGAAAAATTGGCTATCTTGGAATCCGAGGCTGCAAAAACTCCGCACTCAATTGATTAACAACCCCTACCACCGACTGCAATCAGGAGAAGAAATTGCGATCGCAGTGGAATTGGGTATCCGTATAGACGTCAATCAAGCAACTGTCGATGATTGGCTGCGTTTACCGGGATTTTCCATTCATCAAGCAAGATCGCTTGTAGAACTCTCCCGTGGTGGAGTGAAATTTTATTGTGTTGAAGATATTGCAGCGGCTCTCAGTATATCCGTACAGAGACTTGAACCCCTCAGACCCCTTCTTAATTTTATTTATTATGACGAGGAAGCCTTAGCCCTTCCGAGCCACATTGTCAACCCAAATGTAGCAACGGTTGAAACACTGATACAAGTACCTTTTATTGATGTATCTCTCGCGCAAGCCATTGTAGAAAATCGCCTGTCAGCAGGTCTTTTCCGTAATTTAGCTGATTTTCAACAAAGGCTCAATCTACCGGGCTCGGCGATCGCCCAGTTGATGTATTATTTAAGGTTTAGTTAG
- a CDS encoding NADAR family protein gives MTVYFYSTREEYGCFSNFSPHGFELDGLYWYTSEHYFQAQKFVGTPHVEQIRLVKTPKEAARMGRERKRPLRSDWETVKDGIMKKAVLCKFQTHTDIREILLSTGEAELVENSPIDYYWGCGADGSGKNMLGKILMEVREILRHSDR, from the coding sequence ATGACTGTTTATTTTTACAGCACTCGTGAAGAATATGGCTGTTTTTCTAATTTTTCACCTCATGGTTTTGAATTAGATGGTCTCTACTGGTATACGAGCGAACATTATTTTCAAGCACAAAAGTTTGTAGGTACGCCTCATGTGGAACAGATCCGCCTAGTAAAAACACCTAAAGAGGCTGCTAGAATGGGACGAGAGCGGAAGCGCCCTTTGCGTTCGGATTGGGAAACAGTGAAAGATGGCATCATGAAGAAGGCTGTGCTGTGTAAGTTTCAAACACATACTGATATCAGAGAAATTTTGCTTTCTACGGGGGAAGCAGAACTTGTTGAGAACTCACCTATCGATTACTACTGGGGTTGCGGTGCTGATGGTAGCGGTAAAAATATGTTAGGAAAAATCTTAATGGAAGTTCGAGAAATATTGCGTCATAGCGATCGCTAA
- a CDS encoding NINE protein, with product MFNQRKNRSIAAILALSGTLTISGLHKFYLGQPLWGVLYVLLSWTPIPKVACAIEGVWYLAQDEETFDRHFNMGKTAIKSSQYVPDRVGAIADALRELESLRQEGLVSEYEFEQKRRQLLDQM from the coding sequence ATGTTTAATCAGCGCAAGAACAGAAGTATCGCCGCAATACTAGCTTTGTCTGGTACGTTGACAATATCAGGACTACACAAGTTTTATTTAGGTCAACCACTTTGGGGTGTGTTGTATGTACTGCTTTCTTGGACACCTATTCCCAAAGTTGCTTGTGCTATAGAAGGAGTTTGGTACTTAGCTCAAGATGAAGAAACTTTTGACCGCCATTTTAATATGGGTAAAACAGCTATCAAAAGTTCACAGTACGTCCCGGATCGCGTAGGAGCTATTGCAGACGCTTTGAGAGAGTTAGAAAGTTTGCGTCAGGAGGGACTAGTTTCTGAGTATGAATTTGAGCAAAAGCGCCGTCAGTTGCTCGACCAAATGTAA
- the tyrS gene encoding tyrosine--tRNA ligase: MMQDFSWLHRGVAEIFPQPTDSATEIESLEKRLATTERPLRVKYGIDPTGAEIHLGHSIPMRKLRAFQDAGHTAVLLIGDFTARIGDPTGKSEMRRQLTEEDVKNNAQTYLDQVRPILDFDTPGRLEIRYNSEWLSKLDLGKILELLSTMTVGQMLAKEGFAERYKKENPIFLHEFLYPLMQGYDSVALEADVELGGTDQKFNIAVGRDLQRHFGQKPQYGVLLPILIGTDGVQKMSKSLGNYVGLLEHPTQKYQKLQQVPDHLLEEYFTLLTSLPVDKLPESPRDRQKLLAREVVKQYHGEQALKDIEAGDMPEFSLAQVQFPAKLAFILNASGLCKSTGEGKRKILEGGVRLDGDRITDGDATIANQSELQGRVLQLGKNKFVRLIP; this comes from the coding sequence ATGATGCAAGATTTCTCTTGGCTACATCGTGGTGTTGCGGAAATTTTTCCTCAACCTACTGATTCTGCCACTGAAATCGAAAGTTTAGAAAAACGATTGGCAACAACCGAGCGACCTTTAAGGGTCAAATACGGAATCGATCCTACCGGTGCTGAGATTCATCTCGGTCATAGCATACCAATGCGAAAACTGCGAGCGTTTCAAGATGCGGGTCATACTGCTGTCCTTCTTATAGGCGATTTTACAGCTCGCATTGGCGATCCTACGGGGAAATCTGAAATGCGCCGCCAGCTTACAGAAGAAGATGTGAAGAACAATGCCCAGACTTACCTGGATCAAGTACGACCCATTTTAGATTTTGATACTCCAGGCAGACTGGAAATACGTTACAACTCGGAATGGCTCTCAAAGCTGGATTTAGGTAAGATTCTAGAGTTACTCTCTACTATGACCGTGGGGCAGATGCTGGCAAAAGAAGGATTTGCCGAACGTTATAAAAAAGAGAATCCAATTTTTCTTCATGAGTTCCTCTACCCGCTAATGCAGGGCTATGATTCTGTTGCTCTTGAGGCAGATGTAGAATTGGGAGGGACAGATCAAAAGTTTAATATTGCTGTAGGACGAGATTTACAACGCCATTTTGGTCAAAAACCTCAATATGGGGTACTATTACCTATTTTAATTGGTACAGATGGCGTACAGAAAATGTCTAAGTCTTTGGGGAATTATGTGGGTTTGTTAGAACACCCAACTCAAAAGTATCAAAAACTACAACAAGTTCCCGACCATCTACTAGAAGAATATTTTACACTGCTGACTAGTTTACCAGTAGACAAGCTGCCAGAAAGTCCGCGCGATCGCCAAAAGTTATTGGCACGAGAAGTTGTAAAACAATATCACGGCGAGCAAGCCCTCAAGGATATTGAAGCTGGAGATATGCCAGAATTTTCCCTGGCACAAGTTCAGTTTCCTGCAAAACTGGCTTTTATCTTGAATGCTAGTGGCTTGTGCAAAAGTACTGGAGAAGGTAAGCGGAAAATTTTGGAAGGCGGAGTGCGGTTGGATGGCGATCGCATAACCGATGGCGATGCTACTATCGCCAACCAAAGTGAATTACAGGGTCGTGTTTTACAACTTGGAAAAAATAAGTTTGTTCGATTGATACCTTAA